A single region of the Candidatus Kryptoniota bacterium genome encodes:
- a CDS encoding helix-hairpin-helix domain-containing protein, which produces MEEKKLDSQGKSLKELTQIPGVGRSIARDLIGIGITRVNNLKNRDPESLYEKSNRRAGQVQDRCLLYVLRCAVYFASTKECDRSPEKLKWWNWKDGASASRRKIAVRRRTGS; this is translated from the coding sequence ATGGAGGAGAAGAAATTGGACTCACAAGGTAAGTCTTTAAAAGAGCTCACTCAAATTCCAGGCGTTGGTAGATCGATTGCGCGCGATCTTATCGGGATCGGAATCACTCGCGTGAACAATTTAAAAAACCGGGATCCGGAGAGTCTGTACGAGAAGTCCAACAGGAGAGCCGGACAAGTTCAAGACCGCTGTCTCCTTTATGTCTTGCGGTGCGCGGTGTATTTCGCTTCCACGAAAGAATGCGATCGGTCACCGGAAAAACTGAAATGGTGGAACTGGAAGGACGGCGCGTCCGCAAGCCGGCGCAAGATTGCCGTCAGGCGGAGGACGGGATCATGA
- a CDS encoding RidA family protein: MKLERTFSGAKWESRIGYCRAVKAGNHIFVSGTAPVGEDGKTYAPGDAYEQTKRCLEIVSRALKDLGAEMSQVVRTRMFVTDISRWAEYGKAHQEYFGEHPPATSMVEVRSLIDPAMLIEIEAEAVS; encoded by the coding sequence ATGAAGCTGGAACGAACATTCTCCGGCGCGAAGTGGGAATCGCGAATTGGATATTGCCGGGCTGTCAAGGCGGGCAATCACATTTTCGTAAGCGGCACCGCTCCTGTTGGAGAAGATGGAAAGACATATGCGCCGGGCGACGCATATGAACAGACGAAAAGATGCCTTGAGATAGTGTCGCGCGCATTGAAAGATCTTGGCGCCGAGATGTCTCAGGTGGTACGGACAAGAATGTTCGTGACTGACATCTCGCGGTGGGCCGAATACGGAAAGGCTCATCAGGAATACTTCGGTGAACATCCTCCCGCTACGTCGATGGTGGAAGTGAGGTCCTTGATAGACCCAGCAATGCTGATCGAAATCGAAGCAGAGGCGGTCTCCTAA
- a CDS encoding LysE family transporter, producing the protein MIVTYILGFLTAMPVGATQIEIAKRSLNNHLRSAYMVALGSASSDIMYGFIALFGVAPFMKDKIVIAIFDLAATLILWILSYFTFKTGMNVDVTELGHATLRNKRISYITGFSLAATNPMMIIWWLIGVKIIKDLGLVSSFSGDTSLIFVIVGGLGLASYLCTLANTLHWAKKFISNEKMKKVNFALGVILALLSFYFLFGSLRILLHA; encoded by the coding sequence TTGATAGTCACATATATACTTGGGTTCCTGACAGCGATGCCGGTGGGTGCAACGCAAATCGAGATTGCAAAGCGATCTCTAAACAATCATCTGCGGTCCGCCTACATGGTCGCGCTTGGATCGGCAAGTTCCGACATCATGTACGGATTCATCGCGCTGTTCGGGGTAGCTCCGTTCATGAAAGACAAGATTGTGATCGCGATCTTCGATTTGGCTGCAACGTTGATTTTGTGGATTCTTTCGTATTTCACCTTCAAGACGGGCATGAACGTAGATGTCACGGAGCTGGGTCATGCCACGCTGAGGAACAAACGGATCTCGTACATTACAGGATTTTCTCTGGCGGCCACGAATCCGATGATGATCATATGGTGGCTCATCGGGGTGAAGATCATCAAAGATCTCGGATTGGTATCGAGTTTTAGTGGCGACACCTCTCTGATTTTCGTGATTGTAGGCGGACTGGGGCTGGCATCTTACCTCTGCACCCTCGCAAACACTCTCCACTGGGCGAAGAAATTCATTTCAAACGAGAAGATGAAGAAGGTGAATTTTGCGCTCGGTGTGATTCTTGCCCTTCTTTCTTTTTATTTTCTTTTCGGCTCCCTGCGTATTCTCTTGCATGCATGA
- a CDS encoding SpoIIE family protein phosphatase, giving the protein MKSGLSATSKMGRRHSAGDDQIVELTSIIETAKILNSSLDYKFILNHILLASMGKLAVSKTAAVIRLSPNLGKSEEGYLKICKGIPVTDEMAAGLLSLDLEGSSDVSDINEELSRQVAAAGARKIFALRSSHRLFGYMLIGKKLVSEEFAPSEIEFVSSLCNIAAAAIENANVFQQYKDSNFELQRRVQELQTLFELSKEFNLLIEESRAIRTLEFAVMGQTGSRNYAICLSNDAGSRLVVNKGLPGLPVDEMKAVCSVEQPTRLSEIAETIPLAKEFIVKGAEVVIPFQLQGNNSGMLILGERHNRSAYSDSEISFLSSLCNLAAMAIDNARLFEESMAKQRLEEELNIAHTIQEKLLPREMPAFAGCEIGTFHIPSKQVGGDYFDVIKSGEDSICVAIADVSGKGFPAALLMANLQSAFRALIAARLSIGEIVVRLNNIVYANTDFDRFITFFGAVYDSTKKVITYVNAGHNYPFLMKRNGDVVRLDKGGLMLGVMQNVKYETGRQIVDAEDVLYMFTDGINEALNSEDEQFSEERLEDVLTSVRSSSAEQILEKVKEEVEAFVGNAPQSDDITQLCVKFK; this is encoded by the coding sequence ATGAAGTCAGGCTTGTCCGCTACCTCAAAAATGGGCCGAAGGCATAGCGCTGGCGACGACCAGATCGTCGAGTTAACATCCATTATTGAGACCGCGAAGATTCTCAACTCTTCGTTGGATTATAAATTCATCCTTAATCATATCCTTCTCGCATCCATGGGCAAGCTGGCCGTCTCCAAGACTGCTGCGGTCATTCGGCTTTCTCCCAATCTTGGAAAGAGCGAAGAGGGTTACCTGAAGATCTGCAAAGGAATACCAGTCACCGATGAGATGGCGGCCGGGCTCCTCTCGCTCGACCTTGAAGGATCCTCCGACGTCAGCGACATCAACGAAGAACTTTCGCGCCAAGTGGCCGCCGCAGGTGCGAGGAAAATTTTCGCTCTGAGGAGCTCGCACCGGTTATTCGGCTACATGCTCATTGGAAAGAAACTGGTAAGTGAAGAATTTGCGCCGAGCGAAATCGAATTTGTGTCGAGTCTCTGCAACATCGCCGCCGCGGCCATTGAAAATGCGAACGTGTTCCAGCAATACAAGGATTCCAACTTCGAGCTCCAGCGACGAGTGCAGGAACTGCAGACACTTTTCGAACTGAGCAAAGAGTTCAACCTCCTCATAGAAGAATCGAGGGCTATAAGGACTCTCGAGTTCGCTGTGATGGGGCAGACCGGATCCAGAAACTACGCGATCTGTCTTTCAAATGACGCGGGTTCCCGCTTGGTAGTCAACAAAGGACTTCCTGGATTACCTGTGGACGAAATGAAAGCGGTATGTTCAGTTGAGCAGCCGACCAGGCTCTCGGAAATCGCGGAGACCATTCCCCTCGCAAAGGAATTCATCGTGAAGGGGGCCGAGGTGGTAATACCTTTCCAGCTCCAGGGGAATAACTCCGGAATGTTAATCCTTGGCGAGCGGCATAATCGATCGGCTTATTCGGATTCGGAAATAAGTTTCCTTTCTTCACTCTGCAATCTTGCGGCTATGGCAATCGACAATGCGCGCCTGTTTGAGGAATCCATGGCGAAGCAGCGGCTCGAGGAAGAACTGAATATAGCACACACTATCCAGGAGAAACTTCTTCCGAGAGAAATGCCGGCATTTGCCGGCTGCGAAATCGGCACGTTCCATATTCCTTCAAAACAGGTCGGGGGCGATTACTTCGATGTGATAAAATCCGGAGAGGATTCGATCTGCGTCGCGATTGCGGACGTGTCGGGAAAAGGCTTTCCAGCAGCACTCCTTATGGCAAATCTCCAATCGGCCTTCAGAGCGCTGATTGCCGCCAGGCTTTCAATCGGTGAAATAGTGGTTCGACTGAACAATATTGTCTACGCCAACACAGACTTCGACAGGTTCATCACTTTCTTTGGAGCTGTCTATGATTCCACTAAGAAAGTCATCACATATGTCAATGCGGGACACAACTACCCGTTTCTGATGAAGCGTAACGGGGACGTTGTCAGACTCGACAAGGGTGGATTAATGCTCGGAGTAATGCAGAACGTGAAATACGAAACGGGCCGCCAGATCGTTGATGCGGAAGACGTCCTTTACATGTTCACCGACGGGATAAACGAGGCGCTGAATTCTGAGGACGAACAGTTCTCTGAAGAAAGGTTAGAGGATGTTCTGACGTCCGTTCGCTCTTCTTCTGCTGAGCAAATACTGGAAAAGGTGAAGGAAGAAGTCGAAGCCTTTGTCGGTAACGCTCCCCAGAGCGATGACATCACTCAGCTTTGTGTGAAATTTAAATGA
- a CDS encoding ribose-phosphate pyrophosphokinase, whose translation MDGIKIFSGRSNLPLAEKIAKEIGEPLGEREIVNFSDGEIWVKYSDNIRGADVFIIQSTFPPAENLMELLIMIDAAKRASASRVSAVIPYFGYARQDRKDQPRVAISAKLVANLLTKAGADRILTMDLHAAQIQGFFDIPVDHLYSSAVFVRHIKELKIPNLVVVSPDVGGIKFARAYATRLEADLVLIDKRRPKVNVAEVVNIIGDVKGKNVLIVDDLIDTGGTFTAGVHALKAAGVNEVYGACTHPVFSANAIEKVEKSPMKRLIVSDTVPLKRESEKIEVRSVAKLFAEAIRRTYQNESISSLFEIK comes from the coding sequence ATGGATGGCATAAAAATATTTTCAGGCAGAAGCAATCTTCCCCTTGCGGAAAAGATTGCCAAAGAGATCGGCGAGCCTCTTGGCGAGCGCGAAATTGTAAATTTCAGCGACGGCGAGATATGGGTGAAATACTCCGACAATATCCGCGGTGCGGATGTGTTTATAATACAAAGCACATTTCCTCCGGCGGAGAATCTGATGGAGCTCCTGATAATGATCGACGCAGCGAAACGCGCGTCGGCGTCCAGAGTGTCCGCCGTGATTCCGTATTTCGGATATGCCCGACAGGATAGGAAGGACCAGCCGCGGGTAGCAATTTCCGCAAAACTCGTGGCGAATCTCCTGACGAAAGCCGGCGCCGATCGTATACTGACGATGGATCTTCACGCCGCACAGATACAGGGATTCTTCGATATTCCGGTCGACCATCTTTATTCGTCCGCGGTCTTTGTGCGGCATATCAAAGAGTTGAAAATTCCGAACCTCGTGGTTGTCTCCCCCGATGTAGGAGGAATCAAATTCGCGCGAGCATATGCGACCCGCCTCGAGGCCGATCTGGTGTTGATCGACAAGCGGCGGCCGAAGGTGAACGTTGCGGAGGTGGTGAATATCATCGGTGACGTTAAAGGGAAGAATGTCCTGATCGTCGATGACCTTATCGATACCGGTGGAACATTTACGGCGGGTGTGCACGCTCTAAAGGCGGCAGGAGTGAATGAAGTTTACGGCGCATGTACACATCCTGTGTTCAGCGCGAATGCAATTGAAAAAGTTGAGAAGAGCCCCATGAAGCGCTTGATCGTCAGCGATACCGTTCCGCTGAAGCGCGAGTCGGAAAAAATTGAAGTGCGTTCTGTCGCCAAGCTGTTTGCCGAGGCAATCAGGAGAACATACCAGAACGAATCGATAAGTTCATTGTTTGAAATAAAGTAA